From one Halosimplex rubrum genomic stretch:
- a CDS encoding NAD-dependent epimerase/dehydratase family protein: protein MDLSGKRLVVTGGAGFVGSHLCARLVGDNEVVAVDDLSNGERDWLPDGVELVEGDLTDPDVAAEAITEDVDGVFHFAANKNAAADDIDQYRFNNELTETVLDRMDAVGVDKIAFTSSSTVYGEAPRPTPEDYAPLEPISIYGASKLGEESLLSVYANSHDFTAWVYRFANIVGPRLQLGAVIPDFIDKLSEDPESLTILGDGRQEKSYMHVDDCVDAMCHVVEYADDDFNVYNLGTRTTTSVTTIADIVSDEMGLDPDYEYTGGDRGWVGDVPRMRLSIEKLSALGWEPDGSSDDAVRRATRELLDG from the coding sequence ATGGACCTCTCCGGGAAGCGACTGGTCGTCACCGGGGGCGCGGGCTTCGTCGGCTCGCACCTCTGTGCGCGGCTCGTCGGCGACAACGAAGTCGTCGCGGTCGACGACCTCTCGAACGGCGAGCGCGACTGGCTCCCCGACGGCGTCGAACTCGTCGAGGGCGACCTGACCGACCCCGACGTGGCCGCCGAGGCCATCACCGAAGACGTCGACGGCGTCTTCCACTTCGCCGCGAACAAGAACGCCGCCGCCGACGACATCGACCAGTACCGCTTCAACAACGAACTCACCGAGACCGTCCTCGACCGGATGGACGCGGTCGGCGTCGACAAGATCGCCTTCACCTCCTCGTCGACGGTGTACGGCGAGGCGCCCCGTCCGACCCCCGAGGACTACGCGCCGCTGGAACCCATCAGCATCTACGGCGCGAGCAAACTCGGCGAGGAGAGCCTGCTGTCGGTGTACGCCAACAGTCACGACTTCACGGCGTGGGTGTACCGCTTCGCCAACATCGTCGGGCCGCGCCTCCAGCTTGGGGCGGTCATCCCCGACTTCATCGACAAACTGAGCGAGGACCCCGAGTCGCTGACGATCCTCGGCGACGGCCGCCAGGAGAAGTCCTACATGCACGTCGACGACTGCGTCGACGCGATGTGTCACGTCGTCGAATACGCCGACGACGACTTCAACGTCTACAACCTCGGCACCCGCACCACCACCTCCGTCACGACCATCGCCGACATCGTGAGCGACGAGATGGGGCTCGACCCCGACTACGAGTACACCGGCGGCGACCGCGGGTGGGTCGGCGACGTGCCGCGGATGCGCCTCTCCATCGAGAAGCTGTCGGCGCTCGGGTGGGAACCCGACGGCTCCAGCGACGACGCGGTGCGGCGGGCCACGCGGGAACTGCTCGACGGCTGA
- a CDS encoding DsbA family protein, producing the protein MNDDGPRGASRRAFLAGAGAVAGAALAGCGGLVSRPGSEGTPTARDVTLPAPAKGPEDAPVTVGVYKDFACPACREFNRVVAPKIQSEYVDPGVVRLEHYDFPLDTHAPASYTAANAARAVQHEADDAAFFAYADLLFDNQGDFGPSTYADLAGEVDADGERARSAAEGRTYRRVITEDKQAGIDAGVGGTPWVFVNGSAVDGFGWERVRSAIESARPDG; encoded by the coding sequence ATGAACGACGACGGACCACGGGGGGCGAGCCGGCGCGCGTTTCTCGCCGGGGCGGGCGCGGTCGCCGGGGCCGCGCTCGCGGGCTGTGGCGGACTCGTCTCCAGACCGGGGAGCGAGGGCACGCCGACGGCCCGGGACGTGACGCTCCCGGCGCCGGCCAAGGGACCCGAGGACGCGCCGGTGACGGTCGGCGTCTACAAGGACTTCGCGTGTCCGGCGTGTCGGGAGTTCAACCGCGTCGTCGCACCGAAGATCCAGAGCGAGTACGTCGACCCGGGCGTCGTCCGACTCGAACACTACGACTTCCCGCTGGACACGCACGCGCCGGCGTCCTACACCGCCGCGAACGCCGCACGCGCCGTCCAGCACGAGGCTGACGACGCGGCGTTTTTCGCGTACGCCGACCTGCTGTTCGACAACCAGGGCGATTTCGGGCCGTCGACCTACGCCGATCTGGCGGGCGAGGTCGACGCGGACGGCGAACGCGCGCGGTCGGCCGCGGAGGGTCGGACCTATCGGCGGGTGATAACCGAGGACAAGCAGGCGGGGATCGACGCGGGCGTGGGCGGCACGCCGTGGGTGTTCGTGAACGGGTCGGCCGTCGACGGGTTCGGCTGGGAGCGCGTCCGATCGGCGATCGAGAGCGCGCGGCCCGACGGCTGA